The following are encoded together in the Triticum dicoccoides isolate Atlit2015 ecotype Zavitan chromosome 6B, WEW_v2.0, whole genome shotgun sequence genome:
- the LOC119326220 gene encoding probable trehalose-phosphate phosphatase 4: MTTSQDVVVSEMGIGPGGAAMPGSGAAGLFACRSAASAGAMSMGQTYRDLAAAASRSANCTWAELEAMRAASPTRSRPGTDVDELTAWMRKHPSALGKFEQIASASKGKKIVMFLDYDGTLSPIVANPDAAYMSDAMREAVRDVAKHFPTAIVSGRCRDKVHNFVGLSELYYAGSHGMDIKGPGSNPESVLCQPASEFLPMIDEVYKVLVEKTKSTPGAKVENNKFCLSVHFRCVDEKRWNFLAEQVKAVIKDYPMLKLTQGRKVFELRPSIMWDKGKALEFLLESLGFASCSDVLPVYIGDDRTDEDAFKVLRKRGQGVGILVSKCAKETSASYSLQDPAEVMEFLLRLVDWKRRSSAPPMVRPRV; the protein is encoded by the exons ATGACGACGAGCCAGGACGTGGTTGTTTCGGAGATGGGCATTGGGCCGGGTGGGGCGGCCATGCCGGGCTCCGGCGCCGCGGGCCTCTTCGCGTGCCGCAGCGCCGCCAGCGCCGGAGCCATGTCCATGGGGCAGACGTAccgcgacctcgccgccgccgcctcgcgctccgCGAACTGCACAtgggccgagctcgaggccatgcgcGCCGCCTCGCCCACCCGCTCCCGCCCCGGCACCGACGTCGACGAGCTCACGGCCTGGATG AGGAAGCACCCGTCGGCGCTAGGCAAGTTCGAGCAAATCGCCAGCGCGTCCAAGGGGAAGAAGATCGTCATGTTCCTGGACTACGACGGCACCCTCTCGCCCATCGTCGCCAACCCCGACGCCGCCTACATGAGCGACGCG ATGAGGGAGGCGGTGCGCGACGTTGCCAAGCACTTCCCGACGGCGATCGTGAGCGGGCGGTGCCGCGACAAG GTGCACAACTTCGTCGGCCTCTCCGAGCTGTACTACGCCGGCAGCCACGGCATGGACATCAAGGGGCCAGGCTCCAAT CCGGAGTCTGTGCTGTGCCAACCTGCAAGCGAGTTCCTCCCCATGATCGATGAG GTGTACAAGGTGCTTGTGGAAAAGACGAAGTCCACACCTGGAGCCAAGGTGGAGAACAACAAGTTCTGCCTGTCCGTCCACTTCAGATGTGTGGATGAAAAG AGATGGAACTTCTTGGCTGAGCAGGTCAAGGCCGTGATCAAGGACTACCCCATGCTGAAGCTCACCCAAGGGAGGAAG GTCTTCGAGCTCCGGCCCAGCATTATGTGGGACAAGGGCAAGGCGCTGGAGTTCTTGCTTGAATCGCTAG GATTCGCCAGCTGCAGCGACGTCCTGCCGGTGTACATCGGCGACGACCGCACCGACGAGGACGCCTTCAAGGTGCTGAGGAAGAGGGGCCAGGGCGTGGGGATCCTGGTGTCCAAGTGCGCCAAGGAGACCAGCGCGTCCTACTCGCTGCAGGACCCGGCGGAGGTCATGGAGTTCCTGCTCCGGCTGGTGGACTGGAAGCGGAGGTCGTCGGCGCCGCCCATGGTCCGGCCGCGGGTGTAA